The DNA sequence ACGGTTCGTGCCCGCCCTTCAATCACGGGCTCGCCCCAGCCAACGACACCCTCGTCGGTTTCAATCTTCAAAAACATCCAGCGCGGGGGTAAACGATACGTGGTGATTTTGGTTATTTTCATTGCACTGCCTCTCGATACGCTTTAACAAATGCTGCCGCCTGCTGTGCGGTTCGTTCCACGGATTGCCCGGCACGATACAGATCGCTGCCCAGCCCGGCACCGCTACAACCGGCTTTTATCCACTGCGCCAGATTCTCCGGCGTCACGCCGCCCACGGCGAAAACGGGTACTTCCGGCGGCAAAACGGCTTTTAACGCTTTAATGTAGTCAGGACCAAACGCCGACGATGGGAATACCTTCAGCGCCTGAGAACCTGCGTCCAGCGCGGCAAAAGCTTCCGTCGCCGTCGCGCATCCGGGGCAAACCGTCATGCCGTAGCTCACCGCCCGGCGAATAACTTCTGGCTGAATATTTGGCGTGACGATAAGCCTGCATCCCATTTGCGCAAGCTGGTCTACTAACTCAGGCTTTAGTACGGTACCGGCCCCAATCAACGCTTTATCCCCATACGCCTCAACAACGGCGGAAATACTTTTTTCCCACTGCGGTGAATTGAGCGGGATTTCAACGGCGTCAAATCCAGCCTCAATGACGGCGCCAACATGTTCCAGCGCCTCTTCCGGCCTGATACCGCGCAGAATAGCGATAAGCGGTAAATTAGTTTGCCACTGCATGGATGATGCTCCTTATTCCTGTCTGAAATGCGCTATCGCCTGACACCACCTTCGTTTGACGACCGATTGCGCCAAGCGCCTGCTGATAACGCTCTGCCAGCGTCTCTCCGGCAACGATAGTGATCTGACGCCCGGAGAAACGTTCGCTCATGGTGGCGACTTCCGCGCCAATCAGCAGACCGGATAGAAATTCGCTGACCTGTTCACGCGGCAGAGAGCCCAACACGTGCGCAGCGCGTACCTCAAAAAGCTGCGGTAGTACGGCTGGGGAATCGATGCCGCGTTCAAGACCAGCGCTAAACGCGTCCGGGGCTGAGACCTGCTCTGGCAGCCCGGCGCCAACCAGCGAGTGGCGCAGCAGCAGGTGATGCAGTTCGCCGGTCATCACCGTGCGAAAGTCATTAATTTGTTGGCGGTCAGCCTGCACCCATTTGCAGTGGGTGCCGGGCATCACATAGACGGAGGAAGGGGCTATCACCCGCGCGCCGAGGAGCTGAGTCTCTTCGCCGCGCATCACATTATGGTTATCATCCCGAGAGACACTAAGCCCGGGAATAATCCAGACTTTGTCGCTAACGGACGTTAATTGCTCGCCAATAGCGGAGAAATGAGCAGGAACTGGCAGGTAGGATGCCATCTTCCAGCCGACGTTACTGCCGACCATTCCCGCCATCACCGCCGGGGTAGCGCTGTCGCGCCATCCCGCGGTTATTTCGCTAAACACCACCGCTGGGGATTGCCCGTTCAGGCGCGTCACGCCTGCTTCTGATTGCCTGCTCTCCAGGCACTGGTCGTCCTGGTAGAGCCAGGCGCGCAGGTTTGTCGATCCCCAGTCAATTGCGATGTAGCGAGATGTCATGTGATTTCCTTCAGCCTTCGTGTCGAGCTGGCGATCATGGTGAGCGCCGCCTGTTCTGCCGCTTCGCTGTCCTGATGCCGGATGGCGTCAAACAGCGCCTTATGTTCCTGGAGCGTTTTCGGCATATTGGCCTCATCGCCCATCCAGGTTCTTTCAAATACCGCCCGCTGCAGCGAGCTGATTGCCACATTGAGCTGCTGCAGCACCGGGTTATGAACCGACTGCAGCACCGCCTCGTGATAGCGAATATCCGCTTCGTTAAACGCCTCACGGTTCTGGTTGTTGGCAATCATGTCGTTGAGCGCCTCTTCGATTTGCGCCAGATCGCTTGAGGTTGCGCGCTCTGCCGCCCAACGGGCTATCGCGGGCTCAACCAGATTACGCACTTCGCTCATCGCGCTTATCAGCCGCGGGTCGTAATCGCTCTCCAGCACCCACTGTAAAACGTCGGTGTCGAGATAATTCCACTGGTTGCGCGGCGCAACGAACGCGCCGCGATAGCGTTTCATTTCAATCAGTCGCTTAGCCATTAACGAACGAAACACTTCACGAATGATATTGCGCGAGGTGGCAAACTCCTCACACAGGTCGGCTTCCGCTGGCAGCGCAGAGCCGGGAACGTATTTACCGCTGACAATCTGCTTGCCCAGCGTGATGACGATGCGATCGGTTTTATTGAGAGTCATGGAGAGTCCTTGTGCTCTGGATGTATCTCTACTTTACCGCGACAGGCGGATTTGACCGCAATTTTGTAGTACTAACGTGATAGCTCTCATCATCGCCATGCGCACAATGTAGTACAATGCATTATTGTTGTACTACAATTTAGATCACAAAAACGACAATACTATTTGAGGATTTTCTTACGGGGGAATTGAAGACATAAAAAAACCCGCGATAAACGCGGGTTGTTCAGAAACGAGCTTTTAATTTAAAACATATTTTTCAATGGCATACGCCACACCGTCTTCCAGATTGGATTTGGTGATAAAGTTTGCCGCTTCTTTGACAGCCGGAATCGCGTTGTCCATCGCCACGCCGACACCAGCGTATTCGATCATCGCGATGTCATTTTCCTGATCGCCAATCGCCATTACCTCTTCCGGTTTAATCCCCAGCGTATCGGCCAGCGATTTCACGCCGGTGCCTTTGGTGACGCGTTTATCGAGGATTTCCAGGAAGTACGGCGCGCTTTTCAGCACGGTGTATTTCTCTTTCACTTCAGCCGGAATGCGGGTGATAGCCTGGTCCAGAATCGCCGGCTCATCGATCATCATCACTTTCAACAGTTGGATATTGGGATCCATTTTTTCCGCTTCGCAGAAGACCAGCGGGATTGTCGCCACGTAAGATTCATGCACCGTGTAATAGCTCACATCACGGTTAGCGGTATACAGGGTGTTGCGATCGAGCGCGTGGAAATGGGAGCCAACATCACGGGCTACCTGTTCCAGATAGCGATAGTCATCATAGCTTAGTGCGGTTTGCGCAACGGTACTGCCGTCGCTCGCCTTCTGTACTAAAGCACCGTTGTAGGTGATGCAGTAATCTCCCGGCTGCTCCATATGCAGTTCTTTCAGATAGCTGTGCACGCCAGCATAAGGACGTCCGGTAGTCAGCACCACGTTGACGCCGCGTTCGCGGGCTGCGGCAATCGCGGTTTTCACCGCAGGAGAGATAGTATGATCAGGCAGCAGCAGCGTGCCGTCCATATCAATTGCAATCAGTTTAATAGCCATGAAATCCCCGGGTAAGATGAGTTCTTACTCATGCTAACGCGATTCCGCTCAAAAAACAGCAATAGAAAGTGGGGAAAAGGGGGATGGAATGGCGAAGAGGGATTCCTCTTTTGCAGACAAAAAAACGCCCGACAGCGCAAGGCATGCCGGGCTGATTTTACGCGATGAAGATTAGATGTCGATGTTCGCCGCCTTCAGGGCGTTCTCTTCGATAAAGGCGCGGCGCGGTTCAACGGCGTCACCCATCAGGGTGGTGAACAGCTGGTCAGCGGCAATCGCATCCTTCACGGTCACACGCAGCATACGGCGGCTGTCCGGGTCCATGGTGGTTTCCCACAGCTGATCCGGGTTCATCTCACCCAGACCTTTGTAGCGCTGGATAGAGAGGCCGCGACGGGATTCTTTCACCAGCCAGTCCAGCGCCTGTTCAAAGCTGGCGACCGGCTGACGGCGTTCACCGCGCTCGATAAAGGCATCATCTTCAATCAGGCCGCGCAGCGTTTCACCCAGCGCGCAAATACGGTGGTATTCCGGCCCGGTGACGAACTCGTGATCCAGCGGGTAGTCGGTATCCACGCCGTGGGTACGCACGCGAACGATCGGCTCAAACTGCTGCAGCTCGGCGTTTTCGCGAATATCAAATTTCCACTGGCTGCCGTGCTGCTCTTTCTCATTCAGCTCGCTCACCAGGGTGTTAATCCAGCGGGTTACCGTCTGCTCGTTGCTCAGGTCGGCCTCTGCCAGCGTTGGCTGATAGACAAGCTCTTTCAGCAGCGCTTTCGGGAAGCGACGCTCCATACGACCAATCATTTTCTGCGTGGCGTTATACTCGGCGACCAGTTTTTCCAGCGGTTCACCGGCTAAGGCCGGCGCATTGGCGTTGGTGTGCAGGGTTGCGCCATCCAGCGCGATGGAGATTTGATACTGATCCATCGCTTCATCGTCTTTAATATACTGTTCCTGCTTGCCTTTCTTCACTTTGTACAGCGGCGGCTGCGCAATATAGACGTGGCCGCGCTCAACGATTTCCGGCATCTGACGATAGAAGAAGGTCAAC is a window from the Klebsiella oxytoca genome containing:
- a CDS encoding 2-dehydro-3-deoxygalactonokinase yields the protein MTSRYIAIDWGSTNLRAWLYQDDQCLESRQSEAGVTRLNGQSPAVVFSEITAGWRDSATPAVMAGMVGSNVGWKMASYLPVPAHFSAIGEQLTSVSDKVWIIPGLSVSRDDNHNVMRGEETQLLGARVIAPSSVYVMPGTHCKWVQADRQQINDFRTVMTGELHHLLLRHSLVGAGLPEQVSAPDAFSAGLERGIDSPAVLPQLFEVRAAHVLGSLPREQVSEFLSGLLIGAEVATMSERFSGRQITIVAGETLAERYQQALGAIGRQTKVVSGDSAFQTGIRSIIHAVAN
- the yidA gene encoding sugar-phosphatase; amino-acid sequence: MAIKLIAIDMDGTLLLPDHTISPAVKTAIAAARERGVNVVLTTGRPYAGVHSYLKELHMEQPGDYCITYNGALVQKASDGSTVAQTALSYDDYRYLEQVARDVGSHFHALDRNTLYTANRDVSYYTVHESYVATIPLVFCEAEKMDPNIQLLKVMMIDEPAILDQAITRIPAEVKEKYTVLKSAPYFLEILDKRVTKGTGVKSLADTLGIKPEEVMAIGDQENDIAMIEYAGVGVAMDNAIPAVKEAANFITKSNLEDGVAYAIEKYVLN
- a CDS encoding 2-dehydro-3-deoxy-6-phosphogalactonate aldolase, giving the protein MQWQTNLPLIAILRGIRPEEALEHVGAVIEAGFDAVEIPLNSPQWEKSISAVVEAYGDKALIGAGTVLKPELVDQLAQMGCRLIVTPNIQPEVIRRAVSYGMTVCPGCATATEAFAALDAGSQALKVFPSSAFGPDYIKALKAVLPPEVPVFAVGGVTPENLAQWIKAGCSGAGLGSDLYRAGQSVERTAQQAAAFVKAYREAVQ
- the dgoR gene encoding D-galactonate utilization transcriptional regulator DgoR yields the protein MTLNKTDRIVITLGKQIVSGKYVPGSALPAEADLCEEFATSRNIIREVFRSLMAKRLIEMKRYRGAFVAPRNQWNYLDTDVLQWVLESDYDPRLISAMSEVRNLVEPAIARWAAERATSSDLAQIEEALNDMIANNQNREAFNEADIRYHEAVLQSVHNPVLQQLNVAISSLQRAVFERTWMGDEANMPKTLQEHKALFDAIRHQDSEAAEQAALTMIASSTRRLKEIT